The following proteins are encoded in a genomic region of Vanessa tameamea isolate UH-Manoa-2023 chromosome 4, ilVanTame1 primary haplotype, whole genome shotgun sequence:
- the LOC135194680 gene encoding uncharacterized protein LOC135194680 codes for MSNIPFILDLPKGCPVTNAKVVFGTVQKSNRTKKLWNYSLTKPCQHFVLGPLLIKAFNLPRNSCNIIKGHYEIHINMNDLTSKFLGSNFFYDTYFFKTIAYNNVNNFFCVYNAIRIYKP; via the exons ATGTCTAATATACCTTTCATATTAGACCTGCCTAAGGGCTGTCCTGTTACAAAC GCTAAAGTTGTCTTTGGGACAGTGCAGAAAAGCAACAGAACTAAGAAATTATGGAATTACAGTCTTACTAAACCCTGTCAACATTTCGTTCTGGGCCCTTTGCTTATCAAAGCGTTTAATCTTCCACGTAACAGctgtaatataattaag GGCCATTACgaaatacacataaatatgaATGATTTGACTTCGAAGTTCTTGGGGTCAAATTTTTTCTACGATACATACTTCTTCAAGACCATCGCTTACAACAatgtcaacaattttttttgtgtgtacAATGCAATAAGGATATACAAACCGTAA